One Brassica napus cultivar Da-Ae chromosome C4, Da-Ae, whole genome shotgun sequence genomic region harbors:
- the LOC106391625 gene encoding cytochrome P450 98A3 — protein MSWFLIAAATLAAVVSYKLIQRLRFKFPPGPRPKPIVGNLNDIKPVRFRCYYEWAQTYGPIISVWIGSILNVVVSSAELAKEVLKEHDQKLADRHRNRSTEAFSRNGQDLIWADYGPHYVKVRKVCTLELFTPKRLESLRPIREDEVTAMVESVFRDCNVHENKTKGLQLRKYLGAVAFNNITRLAFGKRFVNAEGVMDEQGLELKAISSNGLKLGASLSIAEHIPWLRWMFPADEKAFAKHVTRRDLLTRAIMEEHTLARQKSSEAKQHFVDALLTLKDQYDLSEDTIIGLLWDMITAGMDTTAITAEWGMAEMIKNPRVQQKVQEEFDRVIGRDRVLTEPDFSRLPYLQCVVKESFRLHPPTPLMLPHRSNADVKIGGYHIPKGSNVHVNVWAVARDPTVWKSPLEFRPERFLEEDVDMKGHDFRLLPFGAGRRVCPGAQLGINLVTSMMSHLLHHFVWTPPQGTKPEEIDMSENPGLVTYMRVPVQAVATPRLPSELYKRVPFDM, from the exons ATGTCGTGGTTCCTTATAGCGGCGGCGACACTTGCCGCCGTCGTCTCTTACAAGCTGATTCAACGGCTAAGATTCAAGTTCCCACCAGGCCCACGTCCCAAGCCTATCGTCGGTAACCTCAACGACATAAAACCGGTCCGGTTCAGATGCTACTATGAGTGGGCTCAAACCTATGGACCAATCATATCGGTCTGGATTGGTTCTATCTTAAACGTGGTCGTATCTAGCGCCGAGCTAGCTAAAGAAGTCCTCAAAGAACACGACCAGAAACTTGCCGACAGGCACCGGAACAGATCGACAGAAGCATTCAGCCGCAACGGTCAGGATCTTATATGGGCTGATTATGGGCCACACTACGTGAAGGTGAGAAAAGTTTGCACGCTTGAGCTTTTCACACCTAAACGACTCGAATCTCTTAGACCTATACGTGAAGATGAAGTCACTGCCATGGTTGAGTCCGTCTTCAGAGACTGTAACGTTCATG aaaataaaacaaaaggatTACAACTGAGGAAGTACTTAGGAGCGGTTGCGTTCAACAACATAACGCGGCTAGCGTTCGGGAAGCGTTTTGTGAACGCGGAAGGTGTGATGGACGAGCAAGGGCTTGAGCTCAAGGCCATATCATCCAACGGTCTGAAGCTAGGTGCTTCACTGTCGATAGCTGAACACATCCCCTGGCTCCGGTGGATGTTTCCCGCGGATGAGAAGGCGTTTGCTAAGCACGTAACTCGTAGGGACCTCCTCACACGAGCTATCATGGAGGAGCACACTTTGGCACGTCAAAAGTCTAGTGAAGCCAAACAGCATTTCGTTGATGCGTTGCTTACATTGAAGGATCAGTATGATCTTAGTGAAGACACCATCATTGGTCTCCTATGG gATATGATCACGGCGGGGATGGACACAACAGCTATAACAGCGGAATGGGGCATGGCGGAGATGATCAAGAATCCAAGAGTACAACAAAAAGTACAAGAAGAATTCGACCGTGTTATCGGACGTGACCGGGTCCTAACCGAGCCAGACTTCTCACGCTTACCCTACTTGCAATGCGTGGTTAAAGAATCATTCAGACTCCACCCTCCAACGCCTCTAATGCTTCCTCACAGATCCAACGCAGACGTCAAGATAGGAGGCTACCACATTCCCAAAGGATCAAACGTCCATGTGAACGTTTGGGCGGTGGCTAGAGACCCGACCGTGTGGAAAAGCCCATTAGAGTTTAGACCAGAGAGGTTCTTGGAGGAAGATGTTGACATGAAAGGTCATGACTTTAGGCTGCTTCCCTTTGGAGCAGGAAGAAGGGTCTGTCCCGGTGCACAACTTGGTATCAATCTGGTGACGTCGATGATGAGTCATTTGCTTCACCATTTCGTTTGGACACCGCCTCAAGGCACTAAGCCAGAGGAGATTGACATGTCTGAAAACCCTGGACTCGTTACTTACATGCGTGTTCCTGTTCAAGCCGTTGCAACGCCTAGGTTGCCTTCTGAACTTTATAAACGCGTGCCTTTCGATATGTAA
- the LOC125585687 gene encoding WAT1-related protein At2g40900-like has product MGLRMSESAKPYFAMICLQFGYAGMNLVTKTVLDRGMSHYVLVAYRNAFATAAIAPFAFLSERKVRSKMTFSIFMHIFVLALLGPVIDQNLYYIGLKLTSPTFSTAVSNIVPAITFILATLFRMGRVEMRKVRCQVKVVGTLVTVVGSILMILHKGPFISSFRSQLTTTSSPLAGDYLKATIFLLIASLSWASFFILQASTLKKYSAHLSLSTMVCFMGTLQSLALTFVMEHNPSALNIGFDMNLLASVYAGIMSSSIAYYIQGLMMQRKGPVFVTAFNPLVVVIVSIMSFFVLGQGTYLGGGIGVVVLTVGVYTVLWAKHLDDDGEAICREDNPTLEAVKCCSGNNGLSIMPKIDEAHEDVETGKIKSEEKESSAVVVGFGCGFWF; this is encoded by the exons ATGGGACTAAGGATGTCAGAATCAGCTAAACCATACTTTGCAATGATTTGCCTTCAGTTTGGATACGCCGGTATGAACCTGGTCACTAAAACCGTCCTTGACCGTGGTATGAGCCATTACGTTCTTGTTGCATACCGCAACGCTTTTGCCACAGCCGCGATCGCACCTTTCGCATTTCTCTCCGAAAG GAAAGTGAGGTCAAAGATGACGTTTTCAATATTCATGCACATATTTGTTCTTGCTCTTCTTGG GCCTGTAATTGATCAGAACCTATACTACATCGGTCTGAAACTCACATCTCCGACGTTTTCTACGGCCGTCAGCAACATCGTGCCCGCTATTACCTTTATCCTCGCCACTCTTTTCAG GATGGGGAGAGTGGAGATGAGAAAAGTAAGATGCCAAGTAAAAGTGGTGGGGACATTAGTGACAGTAGTTGGATCAATACTGATGATATTACATAAAGGCCCGTTCATCAGCTCTTTCCGATCTCAACTCACCACCACCTCTTCGCCGCTGGCCGGTGATTATCTTAAAGCCACCATCTTCCTCCTCATCGCCTCCCTCTCATGGGCGTCGTTCTTCATTCTTCAG GCATCGACTTTGAAGAAATACTCAGCCCATCTCTCGTTATCAACTATGGTCTGTTTCATGGGAACGTTGCAGTCCTTAGCCCTAACCTTCGTAATGGAACATAATCCTTCCGCTTTGAACATCGGTTTTGACATGAATCTTCTCGCGTCTGTATACGCG GGAATAATGTCGTCGAGCATAGCTTACTACATTCAAGGACTTATGATGCAGCGAAAGGGGCCTGTCTTCGTCACTGCTTTTAACCCTCTTGTCGTTGTCATTGTCTCCATAATGAGCTTCTTTGTTCTCGGCCAAGGAACCTATCTTGGAGG ggGTATTGGAGTGGTAGTTTTGACTGTGGGAGTCTACACCGTGTTATGGGCAAAGCACCTAGACGATGACGGTGAAGCAATATGCCGTGAAGATAACCCAACTTTAGAAGCCGTTAAGTGTTGTAGTGGCAATAATGGTCTCTCCATAATGCCGAAAATAGACGAAGCTCATGAGGATGTTGAAACCGGGAAAATCAAGTCGGAAGAGAAGGAATCATCGGCAGTGGTTGTGGGTTTTGGttgtggtttttggttttga
- the LOC106391629 gene encoding receptor-like protein kinase BRI1-like 3, producing the protein MSRALTRGKKKTSRPKLISLLNYLSFTPRYQWRIISFSLSLFPRSSLSVSYFISNTISSPPSPQPPPMDFRLLAILATSASSIFILLLLIFTIFLCRRRHAIQNHPRRDQSHHQRSTPNSSTALNPAVSSESTSFDPSIREISMSELSSATNNFSTDLIVGDGSFGLVYRAKLSNGLVVAVKKLDRDALQGLREFTAEMETLGSLRHPNIVQILGYCISGPDRVLIYEFLEKGSLDDWLHEKTVNASYALPWATRLSIAYGVAKGLAFLHGLPKPIIHRDIKSSNVLLDSDFAAHIADFGLARSIDASRSHVSTQVAGTMGYMPPEYWEGNTAATVKTDVYSFGVLMLEMATQKRPNWPVVVDGKEVGLAQWAVMLEGKNRYNEMVVSSFVGEKGVDEYFGIASLCIKESSKERPTMNQVVKLLEEVLVSE; encoded by the coding sequence ATGAGTCGTGCATTGaccagaggaaaaaaaaaaacaagtcgtCCCAAACTTATCTCGCTGTTGAATTATCTGTCCTTCACCCCTCGCTATCAATGGCggatcatctctttctctctctctctctttcctcgaTCATCTCTCTCCGTTTCATACTTCATCTCAAACACCATCTCCTCCCCCCCCTCCCCTCAACCACCGCCAATGGATTTCAGACTCTTAGCGATCCTCGCCACCTCCGCAAGCTCCATCTTCATCCTACTGCtcctcatcttcaccatcttcctCTGCCGTCGCCGCCACGCCATCCAAAACCACCCTCGCCGCGACCAATCCCACCACCAAAGAAGCACTCCAAACTCATCAACAGCTCTCAACCCCGCCGTGAGCAGCGAAAGCACGAGCTTCGATCCATCCATCCGCGAGATATCCATGTCGGAGCTCTCCTCAGCCACCAACAACTTCTCCACAGATCTAATCGTCGGCGATGGAAGCTTCGGCCTGGTCTACCGCGCAAAGCTCTCAAACGGCCTCGTGGTAGCAGTCAAAAAACTCGACCGCGACGCCTTGCAAGGGCTCCGCGAGTTCACCGCCGAGATGGAGACGCTAGGCAGCTTGCGTCACCCGAACATAGTACAGATCCTAGGATACTGCATCTCGGGACCGGACCGCGTCTTGATCTACGAGTTCTTGGAGAAAGGGAGCCTTGACGATTGGCTTCACGAGAAGACGGTCAACGCTTCTTACGCCCTACCGTGGGCCACACGTTTGAGCATCGCCTACGGTGTGGCTAAAGGGCTGGCTTTCCTTCACGGTCTTCCCAAACCGATCATCCACAGAGACATTAAGTCCAGCAACGTGTTGCTGGACTCCGACTTCGCGGCCCATATAGCTGACTTTGGGCTGGCGCGTAGCATCGACGCGTCTAGGTCTCATGTCTCGACGCAAGTGGCCGGGACCATGGGGTACATGCCTCCCGAGTATTGGGAAGGGAACACGGCGGCGACGGTGAAGACTGATGTGTATAGTTTTGGGGTTTTGATGCTGGAGATGGCGACACAGAAGAGGCCTAACTGGCCTGTGGTTGTGGATGGGAAGGAGGTTGGGTTGGCTCAGTGGGCTGTGATGTTGGAAGGGAAGAATAGGTATAATGAAATGGTTGTGTCGAGTTTTGTTGGTGAGAAAGGTGTGGATGAGTATTTTGGGATTGCGAGTCTTTGTATAAAGGAGTCGAGTAAAGAACGGCCTACGATGAATCAAGTTGTGAAGTTATTAGAAGAGGTTTTGGTGAGTGAGTGA
- the LOC106391628 gene encoding ubiquitin carboxyl-terminal hydrolase 5 → MAEVSMGSSGSSSTDLSPEEERVFIKEIAIAAESNSKEGDTFYLIAQRWWHEWIEYVNQDQPCNTNDGSSLSEHCDSAGSTTLKKPSMIDNSDLIYDSALEDPSSAGEIIDTLQEGRDYVLLPQEVWNQLHSWYGGGPTLARRVISSGLSQTELAVEVYPLRLQLLLMPKNDQSAIRISKKETIRELHRRACEIFDLNSDHVRIWDYYGQQKYSLMNDLDKTLDDANLQMDQDILVEVLDMNGAASNAHIQPLHENGLVDEDSTSVLIDPSKSSLTVAGGFSSNRNAFRSGGVEGSQSFDSTYTTGVTTRGSTAGLTGLLNLGNTCFMNSAIQCLVHTPEFASYFQDDYHQEINWQNPLGMVGELALAFGDLLRKLWAPGRTPIAPRPFKAKLARFAPQFSGYNQHDSQELLAFLLDGLHEDLNRVKHKPYINSRDADGRPDEEVADEFWANHIARNDSIIVDVCQGQYKSTLVCPICNKVSVTFDPFMYLSLPLQFNTTRAITVTVFSCDKTVLPSTITVSISKQGRCRDLMQALTNACSLKQSEELKLAEIRNNLIHRLFEDPLIPLSTIKDDDHLAAYKLSKSSENSALLKLVLRRRDQKAGERENPVQLKPYGTPLLSLASRENALTKGKIQCIVENLLSPFRKEESIMSEKGKSDSSIPERRSARLNNSEEDDKSCGSRKAKKSSSSEVIASKLSLQLDENNKTVKLPDNEAEAIKLPPSATVTIYLDWTPEISGMYDITCLEGLPEVLKYGPATKKARSEPLSLYACLEAFLREEPLVPDEMWFCPQCNERRQASKKLDLWRLPEVLVIHLKRFSYSRSMKHKLETFVNFPIHDLDLTKYVANKNLSQPQLYELYALTNHYGGMGSGHYTAYIKLLEENRWYNFDDSHISHINEDDVKSGAAYVLFYRRKSDDAGGNTK, encoded by the exons ATGGCGGAGGTGTCGATGGGAAGCAGCGGTAGCAGCAGCACGGATCTGTCTCCCGAGGAGGAGCGAGTTTTCATCAAAGAGATTGCTATCGCTGCCGAGTCTAACAGCAAAGAAGGCGATACGTTTTACCTCATCGCTCAGAG ATGGTGGCACGAGTGGATTGAGTATGTTAATCAAGACCAACCATGTAACACTAACGATGGTTCTTCGCTCTCGGAGCATTGTGACTCTGCTGGCTCAACTACTCTGAAGAAGCCTTCGATGATTGATAACTCTGATTTGATCTATGATTCAGCGTTGGAGGATCCGAGTAGTGCTGGCGAGATTATTGATACGCTTCAGGAAGGCCGCGACTATGTTTTGCTCCCTCAAGAAGTGTGGAACCAATTGCATTCTTG GTACGGTGGTGGTCCAACTCTGGCGCGGAGAGTCATTAGCTCGGGTCTCTCGCAAACAGAGTTGGCGGTGGAGGTATACCCTCTACGTCTTCAGCTACTTTTGATGCCGAAAAACGACCAGAGTGCCATTAGAATCAGCAAAAAG GAAACTATAAGAGAGCTCCATCGAAGGGCCTGTGAAATTTTTGACCTTAACTCAGACCAT GTACGCATTTGGGATTATTACGGCCAGCAAAAGTATTCTTTGATGAATGACTTAGATAAGACCCTGGACGATGCTAACCTCCAAATGGATCAGGAT ATTTTGGTGGAGGTGCTTGACATGAATGGGGCAGCATCAAATGCCCACATTCAACCTCTTCATGAGAACGGATTGGTGGACGAAGACTCTACTTCTGTTCTCATTGATCCTTCTAAATCGAGCTTGACAGTTGCAGGAGGTTTCTCTTCAAACAGGAATGCATTCAGAAGTGGTGGTGTAGAAGGTTCACAATCTTTTGATAGCACATACACCACTGGTGTCACCACAAGGGGATCCACTGCTGGCTTGACAGGGTTGCTGAATCTCGGGAATACGTGTTTCATGAATAGTGCAATACAGTGCCTGGTTCATACACCTGAGTTTGCTAGTTACTTCCAAGATGATTATCATCAAGAGATAAATTGGCAAAACCCTCTTGGCATGGTT GGAGAATTAGCTCTTGCATTTGGAGACTTGCTTAGGAAGTTATGGGCTCCTGGGCGCACACCAATTGCTCCCCGTCCATTCAAAGCAAAACTTGCTCGCTTTGCTCCTCAGTTCAGTGGATACAATCAACATGATTCTCAG GAGCTTTTAGCGTTTCTTTTGGATGGCCTTCACGAAGACCTAAATCGTGTTAAACACAAACCATATATTAATTCTCGAGACGCAGATGGTCGCCCTGATGAAGAAGTTGCTGATGAGTTTTGGGCTAATCATATTGCTCGTAATGACTCAATAATCGTTGATGTTTGTCAG GGGCAATATAAGTCAACATTGGTATGTCCAATCTGCAACAAGGTTTCCGTAACATTTGATCCCTTCATGTACCTATCTTTGCCGCTTCAGTTCAACACAACAAGAGCAATAACAGTCACAGTTTTTTCTTGTGATAAAACTGTCTTGCCCTCAACAATCACCGTCAGTATTTCAAAGCAGGGACGCTGCAGAGACTTGATGCAGGCATTAACAAATGCTTGTTCCTTGAAGCAAAGTGAAGAGCTGAAGCTTGCAGAG ATTCGAAATAATTTGATCCATAGATTGTTCGAAGATCCTCTAATTCCATTGTCCACTATCAAAGACGATGATCACCTTGCTGCATACAAACTTTCAAAGTCTTCAGAGAATTCAGCTTTACTCAAACTAGTACTCCGCCGCAGGGATCA GAAAGCTGGGGAACGTGAAAATCCAGTTCAACTGAAACCCTATGGAACACCTCTTCTCTCATTAGCTTCACGTGAAAATGCGCTCACCAAAGGAAAAATCCAGTGCATTGTCGAAAATTTGCTTTCACCTTTTCGGAAGGAAGAATCTATTATGAGCGAGAAAGGAAAGTCTGATTCTAGCATTCCCGAGAGAAGGTCAGCGCGGCTTAATAATTCTGAGGAAGACGATAAAAGCTGTGGATCGAGAAAAGCCAAGAAAAGCAGTTCTTCCGAAGTGATTGCATCCAAGTTATCCCTTCAACTCGATGAAAATAACAAGACAGTTAAACTGCCCGACAATGAAGCGGAAGCTATTAAATTACCACCATCTGCAACGGTAACCATATATCTGGATTGGACACCAGAAATTTCTGGTATGTATGATATAACTTGCCTGGAGGGTTTGCCTGAAGTACTCAAATACGGACCTGCTACCAAGAAGGCTCGTTCAGAACCTCTTTCTTTATACGCATGTTTGGAAGCGTTTCTACGCGAAGAGCCTTTGGTGCCTGACGAAATGTG GTTCTGTCCACAATGCAATGAAAGAAGGCAGGCAAGCAAAAAGCTGGATTTGTGGAGGCTTCCTGAAGTGTTGGTCATACATCTAAAGAGATTCTCATACAGCAGATCAATGAAGCACAAGCTGGAAACATTCGTAAACTTTCCAATCCATGATTTGGATTTGACAAAGTATGTAGCCAACAAAAACCTCTCTCAGCCACAACTCTATGAGCTCTATGCTTTGACAAATCATTACGGTGGTATGGGCAGCGGACACTACACTGCATATATCAAG CTTTTGGAGGAGAATAGGTGGTATAATTTCGATGACAGTCATATATCACATATAAATGAGGATGATGTCAAGTCAGGTGCTGCTTATGTTCTCTTCTACCGTAGGAAGTCTGATGATGCAGGTGGAAACACCAAATAA
- the LOC106391631 gene encoding protein PLANT CADMIUM RESISTANCE 10 isoform X1 translates to MKEKGDYVPPRYIPLRESEEADAEEEANTTPTSLEVAVSGETRDGPKQWSSGICACFDDIQSCFIGLFCPCYVFGENAELLGSGTFAGPCLTHCISWALVNTICCFATNGVLLGLPGCFVSCYACGYRRSLRTKYNLQEAPCGDFVTHFFCHLCAICQEYREIRERSSGSSPTDMKMAVTDAPIAQTMEPAN, encoded by the exons ATGAAAGAGAAGGGAGATTACGTGCCGCCGCGTTACATTCCGTTAAGAGAGTCTGAGGAAGCTGATGCTGAAGAAGAAGCAAACACCACACCAACAAGTCTTGAAGTTGCTGTTTCTGGAGAGACAAGAGATGGTCCGAAACAGTGGTCGTCTGGCATATGCGCTTGTTTCGACGACATACAGAGCT GTTTCATAGGTTTGTTCTGTCCGTGTTATGTCTTCGGCGAAAACGCAGAGCTGTTGGGGTCTGGAACATTTGCAGGACCCTGCTTAACCCATTGCATTTCATGGGCGTTGGTCAACACCATTTGTTGCTTTGCAACCAATGGTGTGTTGCTCGGTCTACCTGGATGTTTTGTGTCATGCTATGCTTGTGGATACCGCAGATCGTTAAGAACCAAGTATAACTTACAG GAGGCTCCTTGTGGGGACTTTGTAACGCACTTCTTCTGTCACTTGTGTGCCATTTGCCAAGAATACAGAGAGATCCGAGAACGTAGCAGCGGCTCAAGTCCTACTGACATGAAGATGGCTGTTACCGACGCTCCCATAGCTCAAACCATGGAACCAGCTAACTAA
- the LOC106391631 gene encoding protein PLANT CADMIUM RESISTANCE 10 isoform X2, which yields MRLFRRHTELYATTLCPPYLDFTTGSKFGFIGLFCPCYVFGENAELLGSGTFAGPCLTHCISWALVNTICCFATNGVLLGLPGCFVSCYACGYRRSLRTKYNLQEAPCGDFVTHFFCHLCAICQEYREIRERSSGSSPTDMKMAVTDAPIAQTMEPAN from the exons ATGCGCTTGTTTCGACGACATACAGAGCTGTACGCTACTACTCTCTGTCCTCCGTACCTTGATTTTACTACAGGAAGCAAGTTTG GTTTCATAGGTTTGTTCTGTCCGTGTTATGTCTTCGGCGAAAACGCAGAGCTGTTGGGGTCTGGAACATTTGCAGGACCCTGCTTAACCCATTGCATTTCATGGGCGTTGGTCAACACCATTTGTTGCTTTGCAACCAATGGTGTGTTGCTCGGTCTACCTGGATGTTTTGTGTCATGCTATGCTTGTGGATACCGCAGATCGTTAAGAACCAAGTATAACTTACAG GAGGCTCCTTGTGGGGACTTTGTAACGCACTTCTTCTGTCACTTGTGTGCCATTTGCCAAGAATACAGAGAGATCCGAGAACGTAGCAGCGGCTCAAGTCCTACTGACATGAAGATGGCTGTTACCGACGCTCCCATAGCTCAAACCATGGAACCAGCTAACTAA
- the LOC106391630 gene encoding bZIP transcription factor 17-like — translation MAESITEEPPPPEFDPISTPPFAQFHNPSSDQTPIGELMSDLGFPIDADFELTFDGMEDLYLPAEDETFLLPDNASNQEQFGDFTPESDDERTLDQSTPLSSQGSDNCGSDVSEAVDQKVKVEEASATKRKKEDASDESRSSKFMRSGEESAVVTGEEEEEEDEKKKRARLIRNRESAQLSRQRKKHYVEELEEKVKSLHSCITDLNGKISYFMAENATLRQQLGPPPPMGMYPPMAYPWMHCPPYMVKQQGGGQVPLIPIPRLKPQNPVKAKSKKSEARTKKVASISFLGLVFCLFLFGALAPVVNVNYGGISNGVFYGSYRSNYVTDQVYNQHRNRVLDTSRSNERDSATESSVPPGNGSEPLVASLFVPRNDKLVKIDGNLIINSILASEKALASESNERKADGVVPKEHSLALPLPDVGMIEDMAKHLVRTKAEKQKALSSGSADTLKDSIKTKAASGEMQQWFREGVAGPMFSSGMCTEVFQFDVSSTSGAIIPASAATNVSSEHSKNATDRQRRKNRRTLRGLAIPLPGSDFNFTKEHQRNSSSKEIKAASSMVVSVLVDPREGGDGDIDGMIGGPKSLSRVFVVVLQDSAKYVTYSCVLPRPGAPHLVTT, via the exons ATGGCTGAATCAATCACAGAGGAGCCTCCACCTCCCGAATTCGATCCCATCTCGACCCCTCCGTTCGCCCAATTTCACAATCCCAGCTCCGATCAAACTCCGATCGGCGAACTAATGTCCGATCTAGGGTTCCCAATCGACGCCGACTTCGAGCTCACTTTCGACGGCATGGAAGATCTCTACTTACCAGCCGAAGACGAGACCTTCCTCCTCCCCGATAACGCATCCAACCAAGAGCAGTTCGGAGATTTCACGCCGGAGTCCGATGATGAGCGTACGTTAGATCAATCGACTCCATTGTCGTCTCAGGGATCAGATAACTGTGGCTCCGATGTCTCGGAAGCTGTGGATCAGAAGGTTAAGGTGGAAGAAGCTTCCGCTACGAAGAGGAAGAAAGAGGATGCGAGTGACGAATCGAGGAGCAGCAAGTTCATGAGATCGGGAGAAGAAAGCGCCGTCGTCAcaggcgaagaagaagaagaagaagacgagaagAAAAAGAGAGCTAGATTGATTAGAAACCGTGAAAGCGCGCAGCTTTCTAGGCAGAGGAAGAAGCATTACGTTGAAGAGCTTGAAGAGAAGGTTAAGAGTTTGCATTCTTGTATAACGGATTTGAACGGGAAGATATCTTATTTCATGGCTGAGAACGCCACTTTAAGGCAGCAGTTGGGTCCACCGCCTCCGATGGGAATGTATCCTCCTATGGCTTATCCATGGATGCATTGTCCTCCCTATATGGTGAAGCAACAAGGAGGAGGACAAGTGCCTTTGATTCCCATCCCTAGGTTGAAGCCGCAGAATCCAGTTAAGGCGAAGAGTAAGAAGAGTGAAGCTAGGACCAAGAAGGTTGCTAGTATTAGCTTTCTTGGTCTTGTGTTttgtctgtttttgtttggtgcGTTGGCTCCggttgtgaatgttaattacgGAGGGATTAGTAATGGTGTCTTTTATGGGAGCTATAGGTCTAATTATGTTACTGATCAGGTTTATAACCAGCATAGGAATAGAGTTTTGGATACGTCTCGTAGTAACGAGAGAGATTCTGCGACAGAGAGCTCTGTACCACCTGGAAACGGTAGTGAGCCTCTAGTTGCATCGCTTTTTGTTCCGAGGAATGATAAGCTTGTGAAGATTGATGGGAATTTGATTATTAATTCTATTCTGGCGAGTGAGAAAGCCTTGGCTTCTGAATCAAATGAGAGGAAAGCTGACGGGGTGGTTCCTAAAGAACATTCCCTTGCTTTGCCTCTACCTGACGTGGGAATGATCGAGGATATGGCTAAGCATCTCGTTAGAACTAAGGCTGAAAAACAGAAAGCTTTATCCTCTGGCTCTGCGGATACTCTGAAAGACTCGATTAAAACAAAAGCAGCCAGTGGTGAAATGCAGCAATGGTTTCGTGAAGGTGTTGCAG GACCAATGTTTAGCTCCGGGATGTGCACTGAAGTGTTTCAGTTTGATGTCTCCTCAACCTCTGGAGCCATTATTCCTGCATCTGCAGCAACCAACGTCTCTTCTGAACACAGTAAGAACGCCACAGACAGACAGAGGCGAAAGAACAGAAGAACACTTCGCGGTCTCGCCATTCCACTCCCAGGATCAGATTTTAACTTCACCAAAGAGCACCAAAGAAACAGCTCTAGCAAAGAAATCAAGGCGGCGTCATCAATGGTTGTGTCTGTGCTCGTTGATCCCAGAGAAGGTGGTGATGGAGATATCGATGGTATGATTGGGGGACCAAAGTCACTCTCCCGGGTTTTTGTTGTCGTGCTTCAGGACAGTGCAAAGTATGTAACATACTCTTGCGTCCTACCTCGACCAGGAGCTCCTCATCTTGTGACCACTTAA
- the LOC106395636 gene encoding probable protein S-acyltransferase 2: MAGKRRGHVHNAPSNDETMFPSQDPKPKRIYQLWPGNNRFCCGGRLVFGPDASSLLLTTSMIGAPALTFSIRMAFMITKSFPLFHSLILMGSLLLTVLDFTFLFLTSSRDPGIIPRNKEAPESEPLDILSNTKLPRTKDVLVNGRTVKVKFCETCLLYRPPRASHCSICNNCVQRFDHHCPWVGQCIALRNYPYFICFISTSTLLCLYVFVFSWVSMLETTYEKFRYRYDKKENPYGKGLFKNLFEVFLSRIPPPMINFRDWAQEEPDVEVGSIASELDRAFGPRGDKHDMEMEIGDLRLKTLEYDDNKNNAIEETVKKKRDSVDVRSG, encoded by the exons ATGGCGGGGAAGAGAAGAGGTCATGTCCACAATGCTCCTTCCAACGACGAGACCATGTTTCCTTCTCAGGATCCTAAACCCAAGAGGATCTACCAACTCTGGCCCGGTAACAAT AGATTTTGTTGCGGAGGGAGACTAGTCTTTGGTCCAGATGCATCTTCACTTCTTCTCACCACATCTATGATTGGAGCTCCTGCTCTCACTTTCTCCATTCGAATGGCTTTCATGATCACAAAGAGCTTTCCTTTGTTCCACTCTCTTATACTAATGGGTTCCCTTTTGCTCACTGTCTTG GATTTCACATTCCTCTTCTTAACGTCCTCAAGAGACCCCGGGATCATCCCAAGGAACAAAGAAGCACCTGAATCAGAACCTCTTGACATTCTCAGCAACACAAAGTTACCTAGAACCAAGGATGTACTGGTGAATGGCCGCACAGTCAAAGTCAAATTCTGTGAGACTTGTTTGCTTTACCGTCCTCCACGCGCCTCTCACTGCTCAATTTGCAACAACTGTGTCCAAAGATTTGATCACCACTGTCCATGGGTGGGACAATGCATCGCTCTA AGAAACTATCCATACTTCATTTGTTTTATATCAACTTCAACGCTACTATGCTTGTACGTATTTGTCTTCTCATGGGTTAGCATGCTTGAG ACAACTTATGAGAAATTTCGGTACCGATATGACAAGAAAGAGAACCCTTACGGAAAGGGTCTCTTCAAGAACCTGTTTGAGGTGTTTCTTTCAAGGATTCCCCCTCCTATGATTAATTTTAGAGACTGGGCTCAAGAGGAACCTGATGTGGAGGTTGGATCCATTGCATCTGAGCTAGACAGAGCCTTTGGACCAAGGGGAGATAAGCATGATATGGAAATGGAAATAGGCGATTTGCGTCTCAAGACACTTGAGTATGATGACAACAAGAACAACGCCATCGAAGAAACTGTCAAGAAGAAAAGGGACAGCGTTGATGTGAGATCGGGCTAG